A window from Halomicrobium urmianum encodes these proteins:
- the ygfZ gene encoding CAF17-like 4Fe-4S cluster assembly/insertion protein YgfZ yields the protein MTVIEGVHEDHGAAFREVGGRRVVDHYGKPERVHRAVRTVVGVIEMGYGVVTVTGEDRVDFVDDAVSNRVPTTDGEGVYALLLDPDGAVETDMYVYNAGERLLLFVPPNRADPLVEDWRGKTFVQDVEIRDATDEFAVFGVHGPQATEKIASVLNHAASPDGSLSFVRGTMVDAGVTVIRGDGLAGEEGFEVVCAADVAEEVFDTLENRGLNAAPFGYRTWEALTLEAGTPLFEPEIEGRIPNGVGLRNAVDFEKGCFVGQEVVARIENRGRPPERLVGLSCEALPAAGAAVLDGDAAVGEVTRAVESPTLGEPIALAAVDYDPPADLTVGVDGDAVAAERTALPFVDGSDDSARRPRYPDDAA from the coding sequence ATGACTGTCATCGAGGGCGTCCACGAGGACCACGGCGCGGCCTTCCGCGAGGTCGGGGGCCGGCGCGTGGTCGACCACTACGGCAAGCCCGAGCGCGTCCACCGCGCGGTGCGCACCGTCGTCGGCGTGATCGAGATGGGCTACGGCGTCGTGACCGTCACCGGCGAGGACCGCGTCGACTTCGTCGACGATGCCGTCTCGAACCGCGTGCCGACGACCGACGGCGAGGGCGTCTACGCGCTCCTGCTGGATCCCGACGGCGCCGTCGAGACGGACATGTACGTCTACAACGCCGGCGAGCGACTGCTCCTGTTCGTGCCGCCGAACCGCGCCGACCCGCTGGTCGAGGACTGGCGCGGCAAGACCTTCGTCCAGGACGTCGAGATACGCGACGCCACCGACGAGTTCGCCGTCTTCGGCGTCCACGGCCCGCAGGCCACCGAGAAGATCGCGAGCGTCCTCAACCACGCGGCTTCGCCCGACGGGTCGCTCTCCTTCGTCCGCGGAACGATGGTCGACGCCGGCGTCACCGTGATCCGGGGCGACGGTCTCGCCGGCGAGGAGGGCTTCGAGGTGGTCTGTGCCGCCGACGTCGCCGAGGAGGTGTTCGACACGCTGGAGAACCGCGGGCTCAACGCCGCTCCCTTCGGGTACCGGACGTGGGAGGCGCTGACACTGGAGGCGGGGACGCCCCTGTTCGAGCCCGAGATCGAGGGCCGGATACCGAACGGTGTCGGCCTGCGCAACGCGGTGGACTTCGAGAAGGGCTGTTTCGTCGGCCAGGAGGTCGTCGCCCGGATCGAGAACCGCGGCCGCCCGCCCGAGCGGCTGGTCGGGCTCTCCTGCGAGGCCCTCCCCGCGGCCGGCGCGGCCGTTCTGGACGGCGACGCCGCCGTCGGCGAGGTCACCCGCGCCGTCGAGAGCCCGACGCTCGGTGAACCGATCGCGCTGGCCGCGGTCGATTACGACCCGCCGGCCGACCTGACCGTCGGAGTCGACGGCGACGCCGTGGCCGCCGAGCGGACCGCCCTCCCCTTCGTCGACGGGTCCGACGACTCCGCTCGCCGGCCGCGCTACCCCGACGACGCGGCGTGA
- a CDS encoding LolA family protein yields the protein MAVTLVVASGLAGTAWLVAADGDAPARPAVDADVAAQYDSIDGVAANRTTVIERNGTVAGETTYAVRLRPGTGERRLVLRSGPHRYDRRVSNGSVRWLYDADEGTAIVIPDGGVPEQTVRGERTERLFARLNASAGDESARPPVEPLPVVPESGGAGSVPARTDLGVSYAGTEAVDGRPAHVLRITPREGVDVDYEQTLWLDAERFFPLRQRTAWTDDGERTVLTTTYADVRFDPGLSDDAFEPAAPENATVRHLETPETRTFRRVDDLRAATNVSVPAPDLPPSYALTYATATEGRVSGVSLRYANETSWIGVAKYDYTYRNRNDGERVRIGDRNGTLVRGTTHSLSWQCDAYRYTVRGRGVPPSLLVEVGRSVGCPADR from the coding sequence GTGGCTGTCACGCTGGTCGTCGCGAGCGGGCTCGCCGGGACCGCCTGGCTGGTCGCCGCCGACGGGGACGCGCCGGCCCGCCCCGCCGTCGACGCCGACGTGGCAGCACAGTACGACTCGATCGACGGCGTCGCGGCCAACCGGACGACGGTGATCGAGCGCAACGGAACGGTCGCCGGCGAGACGACCTATGCGGTGCGCCTGCGACCCGGGACGGGCGAGCGGCGCCTGGTCCTCCGGTCGGGCCCGCACCGGTACGACCGCCGCGTCTCGAACGGCTCGGTCCGCTGGCTGTACGACGCCGACGAGGGCACCGCGATCGTGATCCCCGACGGCGGCGTCCCGGAGCAGACGGTCCGCGGCGAGCGGACCGAGCGGCTGTTCGCCCGACTGAACGCGTCTGCGGGCGACGAGAGCGCACGTCCGCCCGTCGAACCGCTGCCGGTCGTCCCCGAATCGGGCGGCGCGGGATCGGTGCCCGCCCGGACCGACCTCGGTGTCAGCTACGCCGGTACGGAGGCCGTCGACGGCCGGCCGGCCCACGTCCTCCGGATCACGCCCCGCGAGGGCGTCGACGTCGACTACGAGCAGACGCTGTGGCTCGACGCCGAGCGGTTCTTCCCGCTGCGCCAGCGGACGGCGTGGACCGACGACGGCGAGCGGACCGTCCTGACGACGACCTACGCGGACGTCCGCTTCGATCCGGGGCTGTCCGACGACGCCTTCGAGCCCGCCGCCCCCGAGAACGCGACCGTCCGGCACCTGGAGACGCCCGAGACGCGGACCTTCCGGCGGGTCGACGACCTCCGGGCGGCGACGAACGTCTCGGTACCGGCACCGGACCTGCCGCCGTCGTACGCCCTTACCTACGCGACGGCGACCGAGGGGCGCGTCAGCGGAGTCAGTCTCCGGTACGCGAACGAGACGTCCTGGATCGGCGTCGCGAAGTACGACTACACCTACCGGAACCGGAACGACGGCGAGCGCGTCCGGATCGGCGACCGGAACGGGACGCTCGTCCGCGGGACGACCCACTCGCTGTCCTGGCAGTGCGACGCCTACCGCTACACCGTCCGCGGACGGGGCGTTCCACCCTCGCTGCTCGTCGAGGTCGGCCGGTCGGTCGGCTGTCCGGCCGACCGATAA